Proteins co-encoded in one Metabacillus sp. KUDC1714 genomic window:
- a CDS encoding cytochrome C oxidase subunit II yields MSKKIKHEDNNELKGTLISVFSIGLIIMVMWFSVYFFYLSR; encoded by the coding sequence ATGAGCAAAAAAATCAAACATGAAGACAATAACGAATTAAAAGGAACGTTGATAAGCGTTTTTTCCATTGGACTAATCATAATGGTGATGTGGTTTAGTGTTTATTTCTTTTACCTTTCACGTTAA
- a CDS encoding cytochrome c oxidase subunit II — translation MHIHKYEKIWLGFGIFSLVLFLSIIGVTAFAFNHHPAGGMETIDPEKLEQTAPFDHPGVHQIDEDTYEVVIVAKTFGYDPPEIKVPAGKKIIFKVASADVSHSFSIVNTNVNMMVIPGQINTKEYTFDKPGQYLVICNEYCGTGHHFMKTSIEVIE, via the coding sequence ATGCATATTCATAAATATGAGAAGATTTGGCTTGGATTTGGAATTTTTTCATTGGTTTTATTTTTAAGCATTATTGGTGTAACAGCCTTTGCATTTAATCACCATCCAGCAGGTGGCATGGAGACAATTGATCCAGAAAAGCTAGAGCAAACTGCACCATTTGATCATCCTGGTGTCCATCAAATCGATGAGGACACGTATGAAGTGGTGATTGTTGCCAAAACATTCGGCTATGATCCTCCAGAAATAAAGGTTCCAGCTGGAAAAAAGATTATTTTTAAGGTTGCTAGTGCTGATGTAAGTCATAGCTTTTCGATTGTCAATACAAATGTAAACATGATGGTGATTCCTGGTCAGATTAATACAAAAGAATATACTTTTGATAAGCCCGGGCAATATTTAGTGATTTGTAATGAGTATTGTGGAACAGGGCATCACTTTATGAAAACGTCAATCGAGGTGATTGAGTAA
- a CDS encoding b(o/a)3-type cytochrome-c oxidase subunit 1 encodes MKQISIGDRKLALTNIVFAYIAFLIGTFCGLLQVFIRNDALTLPSWLDYYQVLTAHGVLLALIFTTYFIFGFLISGMSHSLGAFGPKVRLFSWIGFIITTAGTLLAIVEILAGRASVLYTFYAPLQASGWYYVGLALFVVGTWIYSFALIGHYVKWKKQHKKQLSPLFAFMTISTLILWLIACLGVVATVLFQFIPWAFGWVDTINVELSRSLFWYFGHPLVYFWLLPAYMAWYVIVPKIIGGRVFSDSLARLSFVLFILFSIPVGFHHQLTEPGISSFWKFLQTVLTFMVIIPSLMTAFSMFGTFEKTGRQKGATGLFGWFFKLPWKDVRFTSLFIAMFFFIPGGAGGIINASFQLNEVIHNTLWVVGHFHITVGTPVAMTFMGLTFWLIPYLTGRRLTKSIQKLAFIQVISWSTGMLLMSTSQHILGLLGAPRRTSYAGYMKDPTALEWFNGILSNHVTMAIGGTILFLSAMLLIYIVFNTLFFAPKATTEKEQVEFPMAESDLEQTPKYLENWWIWICIAFALIAFAYTIPLSEMIHHAPPGSSGYKTW; translated from the coding sequence ATGAAACAAATTAGTATTGGTGATCGAAAATTAGCTTTGACCAACATTGTTTTTGCGTATATTGCATTTTTAATAGGAACGTTTTGTGGATTGCTTCAAGTATTTATTCGAAATGATGCTCTTACTCTACCATCTTGGCTAGATTATTATCAAGTTTTAACAGCACACGGGGTCTTACTAGCACTTATCTTTACAACATATTTTATTTTTGGATTTTTGATTTCTGGTATGAGTCATTCATTAGGAGCTTTCGGACCAAAAGTTCGACTATTTTCTTGGATTGGTTTTATCATTACAACTGCTGGTACATTGCTTGCAATAGTTGAAATTTTAGCAGGAAGAGCTTCTGTTCTCTACACGTTTTATGCACCATTGCAAGCAAGTGGCTGGTACTACGTAGGTTTAGCTCTATTTGTAGTCGGAACATGGATTTATAGCTTCGCACTAATTGGGCACTATGTTAAGTGGAAAAAACAACATAAAAAGCAGTTAAGTCCCTTGTTTGCGTTTATGACAATTTCCACACTTATTCTTTGGTTAATTGCCTGTTTAGGAGTAGTAGCTACCGTCTTATTTCAATTTATTCCTTGGGCATTTGGCTGGGTAGATACAATAAATGTTGAATTAAGCCGTTCACTATTCTGGTACTTCGGTCACCCACTTGTTTATTTTTGGCTGCTTCCAGCCTACATGGCTTGGTACGTTATTGTTCCGAAAATTATTGGTGGTAGAGTGTTTAGTGATTCCTTAGCACGTTTATCTTTTGTCTTGTTTATTCTTTTTTCAATTCCAGTCGGCTTTCACCATCAGCTTACAGAGCCTGGTATATCAAGTTTTTGGAAGTTCCTTCAAACGGTCTTAACGTTTATGGTTATTATCCCATCATTGATGACTGCCTTCTCGATGTTCGGAACGTTTGAGAAAACAGGTAGACAAAAAGGAGCAACAGGATTATTTGGCTGGTTCTTTAAATTACCATGGAAGGATGTTCGCTTTACTTCACTTTTTATTGCGATGTTCTTTTTCATACCTGGTGGTGCAGGAGGGATTATTAACGCAAGCTTCCAGCTAAATGAGGTTATTCATAATACATTGTGGGTAGTTGGACATTTTCATATTACGGTCGGAACTCCGGTTGCCATGACCTTTATGGGTCTTACATTTTGGTTAATTCCTTATTTAACTGGAAGAAGATTAACAAAATCAATTCAAAAACTCGCCTTTATCCAGGTTATTTCCTGGTCAACCGGAATGCTACTTATGAGTACATCTCAGCATATTTTGGGTTTACTAGGAGCACCTAGACGAACATCTTATGCTGGTTATATGAAGGATCCAACTGCTTTAGAATGGTTCAATGGTATCCTTTCAAACCATGTGACAATGGCTATTGGTGGTACGATTCTCTTTTTATCTGCTATGCTCTTAATCTATATTGTCTTTAATACGTTGTTCTTCGCACCCAAGGCTACAACAGAAAAGGAGCAGGTTGAATTCCCGATGGCAGAAAGCGATCTGGAACAAACACCTAAATATCTAGAAAATTGGTGGATATGGATTTGCATTGCCTTTGCCTTAATCGCGTTTGCTTACACGATTCCTTTAAGCGAGATGATTCATCATGCTCCACCTGGATCATCTGGATATAAAACATGGTAG
- a CDS encoding cupin domain-containing protein, producing MGILPAGTGHKRLFSSSDYKVVGAYPEGMNQNLRTEDRNDVKDREEIERVPIPNQGGK from the coding sequence GTGGGGATTTTACCTGCAGGAACAGGGCATAAACGACTTTTTTCATCAAGTGATTATAAAGTTGTCGGGGCATATCCAGAGGGAATGAACCAAAATTTGAGAACTGAGGATCGAAATGATGTGAAAGATAGAGAAGAAATTGAAAGAGTACCGATACCTAATCAAGGTGGTAAATAA
- a CDS encoding NAD-dependent epimerase/dehydratase family protein, translating to MKKIVVTGGSGLLGHWVIKEFLDSGYEVVNADVKHPIAPLCKTIITDLQNLGEVYGVLAGADAVVHLAAIPVAYSHPNEVTFKNNVMSTYNILEAAGTLGIKKAVISSSESSYGIVFAVNELSPQYAPLDEEHPQLPEDSYGLSKIVNEQTADMIHRRTGMQVVSMRLGNVIAPNMYGNFPGFINDPEQRKVIMWSYIDTRDAAVAYRLAVETDGLGSVALNIAADDTSMDIESKHLVETIYPTTEIRKKLEAYETLFSNEKAKKLLNWQPMHSWREYVKVKN from the coding sequence TTGAAAAAAATAGTCGTTACTGGCGGAAGTGGCCTTCTTGGTCACTGGGTAATTAAGGAATTTCTTGATAGTGGATATGAAGTAGTTAATGCAGATGTGAAGCATCCAATTGCTCCACTTTGTAAAACTATTATAACCGATTTACAAAACTTAGGTGAAGTTTACGGGGTGCTTGCTGGAGCAGATGCGGTCGTACATCTTGCTGCCATTCCAGTTGCGTATTCACATCCAAATGAAGTTACCTTTAAAAATAATGTCATGTCTACATACAATATATTAGAAGCTGCGGGAACACTTGGTATTAAAAAAGCAGTCATATCGTCAAGTGAGTCTTCATATGGAATAGTATTTGCGGTTAATGAGCTGTCTCCGCAATATGCTCCACTCGACGAAGAGCACCCACAATTACCAGAGGATAGCTATGGGTTATCTAAAATCGTCAATGAACAAACAGCAGATATGATTCATCGACGAACTGGAATGCAGGTTGTATCCATGAGATTAGGAAATGTGATTGCCCCAAATATGTATGGAAATTTTCCAGGATTTATAAATGACCCTGAACAGCGGAAAGTGATCATGTGGAGCTATATTGATACAAGAGATGCCGCAGTGGCCTATCGACTAGCAGTTGAAACGGATGGTCTTGGCTCTGTTGCACTAAATATCGCAGCAGATGACACAAGCATGGATATTGAAAGTAAGCACCTAGTAGAGACAATCTATCCAACTACTGAAATTCGTAAGAAATTGGAAGCATACGAAACATTATTTTCTAATGAAAAGGCAAAGAAGCTATTAAATTGGCAACCTATGCATAGTTGGAGAGAATATGTGAAGGTTAAGAATTAA
- the trpB gene encoding tryptophan synthase subunit beta yields the protein MKKSTMDKGYFGEFGGSFVPEALKNVLDVLDENFEKYKSDPEFIEEFNYYMKEYIGRENPLTLAENLTKQVGGAKIYLKREDLNHTGAHKINNAIGQILLAKRMGATRIIAETGAGQHGVATATACAIVGGMDCTIYMGKLDTERQALNVFRMELLGAKIVSVAKGQGRLKDAVDEALNDLVANYENTFYLLGSAVGPHPFPTMVKHFQSIISEESKKQILEKEGKLPKAVVACAGGGSNAIGAFAHYINEESVRLIGVEPTEAPTLTKGTPAIIHGFKCLTLLDENGEPEPTFSIAAGLDYPGIGPEHSYLKTTNRAEYVTVSGQEALDAFQVLSKVEGIIPALESSHAIAHAMKLAKELDREDSIIVNLSGRGDKDVEQVYKMLQE from the coding sequence ATGAAAAAAAGTACGATGGATAAAGGTTATTTTGGGGAATTTGGTGGTAGTTTTGTACCTGAGGCCTTAAAGAATGTATTAGATGTTTTAGATGAGAACTTTGAAAAGTACAAAAGTGATCCAGAATTTATTGAAGAATTTAATTATTATATGAAAGAATATATCGGTCGAGAGAATCCACTTACTCTTGCAGAGAACTTAACAAAGCAAGTTGGTGGAGCGAAAATCTATTTAAAACGTGAGGATTTAAACCATACAGGAGCACATAAAATTAATAATGCGATTGGACAGATTTTATTAGCAAAACGTATGGGAGCAACACGGATCATTGCAGAGACTGGGGCGGGACAGCATGGAGTTGCCACGGCTACAGCATGTGCGATTGTAGGTGGAATGGACTGTACGATTTACATGGGGAAATTGGATACAGAAAGACAAGCACTAAATGTGTTCCGTATGGAATTATTAGGTGCAAAGATTGTTTCTGTTGCGAAGGGACAAGGAAGACTAAAGGATGCTGTTGATGAAGCGTTAAATGATTTAGTAGCAAACTATGAAAATACATTCTATCTTTTAGGTTCAGCCGTAGGACCTCATCCATTCCCAACGATGGTAAAGCATTTTCAATCGATTATTAGTGAAGAATCGAAAAAGCAAATCCTAGAAAAAGAAGGCAAGCTCCCGAAAGCAGTTGTTGCTTGTGCCGGTGGTGGAAGTAATGCAATCGGTGCTTTTGCACATTATATTAACGAAGAATCTGTCCGTTTAATCGGTGTTGAACCTACTGAGGCACCAACATTAACGAAAGGTACCCCTGCAATAATTCATGGCTTTAAATGCTTAACGCTATTAGATGAAAATGGTGAACCAGAGCCGACATTTTCGATTGCAGCAGGGTTAGATTATCCTGGGATTGGTCCAGAGCATAGCTATCTAAAAACAACCAATCGAGCAGAGTATGTAACAGTAAGTGGGCAAGAAGCGTTAGATGCCTTCCAGGTTCTTTCTAAAGTTGAAGGGATTATCCCAGCACTAGAGAGTTCACACGCAATTGCACATGCTATGAAACTAGCAAAAGAGCTTGATCGTGAAGATTCAATTATTGTCAATCTTTCTGGAAGAGGAGATAAAGACGTAGAGCAGGTTTATAAAATGCTTCAAGAATAG
- a CDS encoding Crp/Fnr family transcriptional regulator: MTATVLKMTNEKVVNTHIFSKDSINILKQKMSTIHVRSGDYLYYEGDSIDKIYYILVGSINLYKSTEDGKILTLNYFEADDMFGDCTSSSKRGSMENAMAIEDSVVGVIDKHDIEILLWENRNFSMEFTKWVSFSQQLTQTKLRDLMFFGKNGALASVLIRMTNTYGIQEGDMWRITKKFTHDEISSFIGTPRETVTRMLNQLKKDGIIQYEKGYLTVYNLNSLRQICRCDDCPLQVCRL, encoded by the coding sequence ATGACAGCTACAGTTTTAAAAATGACAAATGAAAAAGTTGTTAATACACATATATTTTCGAAAGATAGTATTAATATTTTAAAGCAAAAAATGAGTACAATACACGTTAGAAGTGGAGATTATTTGTATTATGAAGGTGATTCAATAGATAAGATTTATTACATTTTAGTTGGTTCAATCAATCTATATAAAAGTACAGAGGATGGAAAAATTCTAACGTTAAATTATTTTGAAGCGGATGATATGTTTGGCGATTGTACGTCGAGTAGCAAGCGAGGTTCAATGGAGAATGCAATGGCCATCGAGGATTCGGTTGTTGGTGTGATTGATAAACATGATATTGAAATACTTCTTTGGGAAAATCGTAATTTTTCCATGGAATTCACAAAATGGGTTAGCTTTTCTCAACAGCTTACACAAACAAAGCTCCGTGACCTAATGTTTTTTGGAAAGAATGGCGCGTTAGCATCTGTCCTTATCCGTATGACAAACACATATGGAATACAAGAGGGTGACATGTGGAGAATTACAAAAAAATTCACACATGACGAAATATCCTCATTTATTGGTACACCAAGAGAAACGGTAACGAGAATGCTTAATCAATTAAAAAAAGATGGGATTATACAATATGAAAAAGGCTATTTAACAGTCTATAATCTTAATAGCCTTCGTCAAATATGTCGCTGTGATGATTGTCCTTTGCAAGTTTGCAGACTATAA
- a CDS encoding aldo/keto reductase family protein — MKYRRVGGSGLKVSEVSLGSWLTFGASTEKDKAIQTIETAYDLGVNSFDTANVYARGESEKVVGEALSKYNRDSYVLATKVFGQMGDGPNDRGLSRKHVFEQLHASLKRLKTDYVDIYYCHRYDPETPVDETLRTIDDLIRQGKILYAGVSEWSAQQIQEAIGTSDKYLLDRIIVNQSNYNMFHRYIEKEVLPVSEQHGISQIVFSPLAQGVLTGKYSVSNRAPEGSRATDPKANMHMGQFLNDEILLKVEKLSGIANELDISLSQLAIAWILRQPGVASTLVGATKPEQIIENVKGVGVTLTSDVISQVEEILQ, encoded by the coding sequence ATGAAATACAGACGTGTAGGAGGATCAGGGTTAAAGGTCAGTGAGGTAAGCTTAGGGAGTTGGTTAACATTTGGAGCTTCTACTGAAAAGGATAAAGCGATTCAAACAATTGAAACCGCTTACGACCTTGGGGTGAATTCATTTGATACAGCAAATGTATATGCAAGAGGTGAATCAGAAAAAGTAGTCGGTGAAGCTCTTAGCAAATATAATCGCGATTCTTATGTGCTAGCAACAAAAGTGTTTGGACAAATGGGAGATGGACCAAATGATCGAGGCCTTTCGAGAAAACATGTTTTTGAACAGCTTCATGCTAGTTTAAAACGGTTGAAAACTGATTATGTAGATATTTATTACTGTCATCGCTATGATCCAGAAACACCAGTTGATGAAACCTTAAGAACAATTGATGATCTGATCCGTCAAGGTAAGATTTTATATGCTGGGGTAAGTGAATGGTCGGCACAACAAATTCAAGAAGCAATCGGTACATCAGATAAGTATCTATTAGATAGGATAATTGTTAATCAATCAAACTATAATATGTTTCATCGTTATATTGAAAAAGAAGTACTACCAGTAAGTGAGCAGCATGGAATAAGTCAAATTGTCTTTTCACCATTAGCACAAGGAGTGTTAACTGGGAAATATAGCGTAAGCAATCGTGCGCCAGAAGGAAGTCGTGCAACAGATCCGAAAGCGAACATGCATATGGGTCAATTCTTAAATGATGAAATCCTGTTAAAGGTTGAAAAATTAAGTGGAATTGCGAATGAACTTGATATTAGTTTATCTCAATTAGCCATTGCTTGGATTTTGCGTCAACCTGGTGTGGCAAGTACATTAGTTGGTGCGACAAAACCTGAACAAATAATTGAAAATGTTAAAGGTGTGGGTGTGACATTAACGAGCGATGTCATTTCACAAGTAGAAGAAATTTTACAGTAA
- a CDS encoding sensor histidine kinase, translating to MRIKYIYQLFISHISILIIAFIILSLLFAHYVENLVYENKVNELTVYGENILTEFEQTGQEFVLAQYNQVLSSQNIFFSIFDQQGRIVYPISTTSPRTRITEEDWNKLTNGEKVVTKHNIKWADQEVSLVALPYIGRGGLIGGILLISPISGSREMISEMNQYLLYTVIIALSVSFLLSWILSKIHVNRIQKIRKATSKIAQGDYDAYIPASNFDEIAEMANDFNEMIDQLKSSNEEIDSLEKRRRQFIADVSHELRTPLTTISGVIEGLKNNMIEEDEKEKGIQLVSHETKRLIRLVNENLDYERIRSNQVKLIKERIQLKEVLEVIKDHLLFQAEEKNINLIIQADEQSMVFADYDRLIQILINITKNSIQFTNQGSVWLRGYQTNEETIIEIEDTGIGMDKLEVESIWRRFYKADLSRTSNQFGEFGLGLSIVKRLVELHEGKIELTSERNQGTKFTITIPIKND from the coding sequence ATGAGAATTAAATACATTTATCAGCTATTTATTAGTCATATTAGTATTCTTATCATCGCGTTTATTATTTTAAGCCTCTTGTTCGCCCACTATGTCGAAAATTTGGTGTACGAGAACAAAGTAAATGAATTAACCGTGTATGGTGAGAATATTTTAACTGAATTTGAACAGACAGGACAAGAGTTCGTTTTGGCACAATACAACCAGGTATTGAGCTCGCAAAATATATTTTTTAGTATCTTTGATCAACAAGGCCGAATTGTTTACCCGATTTCAACGACCTCACCCAGAACAAGAATAACGGAAGAAGATTGGAACAAGCTTACCAATGGGGAGAAAGTGGTTACAAAGCATAACATCAAATGGGCTGACCAGGAAGTTTCACTAGTTGCATTACCCTATATTGGTAGAGGAGGTCTAATTGGAGGGATTTTACTCATTTCTCCTATTAGTGGTTCGCGGGAAATGATCAGTGAAATGAATCAATATTTGCTCTACACTGTAATCATCGCGTTATCGGTGTCATTTTTGCTTAGCTGGATTCTCTCAAAGATACATGTGAATCGTATTCAAAAAATAAGAAAAGCTACTTCGAAAATTGCACAAGGTGATTATGATGCATATATTCCTGCATCTAACTTTGATGAGATCGCTGAAATGGCAAATGATTTTAACGAAATGATTGATCAATTAAAATCATCAAACGAAGAAATTGATAGTCTCGAAAAACGGCGAAGACAATTTATAGCCGATGTTTCACACGAGCTTCGGACACCACTAACAACAATAAGCGGTGTGATTGAAGGACTCAAAAATAATATGATTGAAGAGGATGAAAAAGAAAAAGGGATTCAGTTAGTTAGTCATGAAACTAAAAGATTAATTCGACTTGTTAACGAGAATCTAGATTATGAACGAATTCGATCGAATCAAGTTAAGCTTATTAAAGAAAGAATTCAGCTTAAAGAAGTATTAGAAGTGATAAAGGATCACTTACTTTTTCAAGCAGAAGAAAAAAATATTAACTTAATTATTCAAGCAGATGAACAAAGTATGGTTTTCGCTGACTATGATCGACTTATCCAAATCTTAATAAATATCACAAAAAATAGTATTCAATTTACAAATCAAGGTTCAGTTTGGTTGCGTGGTTACCAAACTAATGAAGAGACGATCATTGAAATTGAGGATACTGGAATAGGTATGGACAAATTAGAGGTGGAATCAATTTGGCGGAGATTTTATAAGGCAGATCTATCGAGAACAAGTAATCAATTTGGTGAATTTGGTTTAGGTCTTTCAATTGTTAAGCGCTTAGTAGAGCTGCATGAAGGAAAAATTGAACTCACTAGTGAGCGAAATCAAGGAACAAAGTTTACGATTACGATTCCGATTAAGAATGATTAA
- a CDS encoding winged helix-turn-helix transcriptional regulator — MEKLDGILIECSIEKALDIIGGKWSFLVIKELFDGTRRFGELQRSIPKISPKALTDTLRHLESHGVLTRETFATVPVTVEYTLTEKGHSLNKLLKEMKKWGAQWG, encoded by the coding sequence ATGGAGAAATTGGATGGCATACTAATTGAATGCTCAATCGAAAAAGCACTTGATATTATTGGTGGGAAATGGTCTTTTCTTGTGATTAAAGAACTCTTTGATGGGACAAGACGTTTCGGAGAATTACAGCGTTCAATTCCCAAAATAAGTCCAAAAGCGCTAACCGATACTCTCCGTCATTTAGAAAGTCATGGAGTATTAACTCGCGAAACCTTTGCAACAGTCCCAGTTACAGTTGAATATACATTAACTGAAAAGGGGCACTCACTTAATAAGTTGTTGAAGGAAATGAAAAAATGGGGTGCTCAGTGGGGATGA
- a CDS encoding peptidylprolyl isomerase, whose translation MIERLFSSKKTIAILAALVVVAVAVFIFLSTRSEVVAKVGKQSITKDNLYTFFVEQNGEAALETLITKNVIEQEVEKEKVSVSEKDIDAELQGLIESYGGEETFNQQLATSGLTMEDVEEDVKTNLQIEKLLESRIKITDEEMKTYFDENKDSFAKTKQVKASHILVADEATAKEVKEKLDAGEDFAELAKEYSTDGSAESGGDLGFFGEGSMVAEFEEAAFSLEVDEISEPVKTEHGYHIIKVTDKQDAAEANFDDSKEEIKDILFDEKMATEYTTWLEEKKEDYKVKNYLSEDEEE comes from the coding sequence ATGATAGAGAGATTATTTTCAAGTAAAAAAACAATAGCAATTCTCGCTGCTCTTGTAGTAGTGGCAGTTGCAGTATTTATTTTTCTTTCAACTCGAAGTGAAGTTGTTGCAAAGGTTGGTAAACAATCAATTACAAAGGATAACTTATATACATTTTTCGTCGAGCAAAATGGTGAAGCAGCCTTAGAAACTCTTATTACCAAGAACGTAATTGAGCAAGAGGTAGAAAAAGAAAAGGTTTCAGTATCTGAAAAAGACATAGATGCAGAGCTTCAAGGGCTAATTGAATCATATGGTGGCGAAGAAACGTTTAACCAACAACTAGCAACAAGTGGTTTAACAATGGAGGACGTAGAGGAAGATGTAAAAACGAACCTTCAAATTGAGAAATTACTAGAATCACGTATTAAAATCACAGATGAAGAAATGAAAACATACTTTGATGAAAATAAAGATTCTTTTGCCAAAACAAAACAGGTAAAAGCAAGTCATATATTAGTAGCTGACGAGGCAACTGCTAAAGAAGTAAAAGAAAAGCTGGATGCAGGCGAAGACTTTGCGGAATTAGCAAAAGAATATTCAACAGATGGATCAGCTGAATCTGGTGGAGACTTAGGATTCTTTGGTGAAGGTAGTATGGTAGCAGAATTTGAAGAAGCTGCATTTTCATTGGAAGTTGACGAAATAAGTGAACCAGTTAAAACAGAACATGGTTATCATATCATTAAAGTAACTGACAAACAGGACGCAGCTGAAGCGAATTTTGATGATAGTAAAGAAGAAATCAAAGACATTTTATTCGATGAAAAAATGGCTACAGAATATACAACCTGGTTAGAAGAGAAAAAAGAAGATTATAAAGTGAAAAATTATTTAAGTGAAGATGAGGAAGAATAA
- a CDS encoding response regulator produces MTTSILLVDDHAVVRTGLKMLLNEIDNMEVVGEASEGDEAIKKVEELQPNVVLMDLSMPHGRDGLSATVEIKKRWPNVQILILTMHDDEEYLFRVIQAGASGCILKSALHNELVQAISIVADGSAYLYPTATKKLMEDYLDRLRNGGDGDTYSLLSAREKEVLTLIAKGFSNKEIAEKLVISVKTVENHKSNIMEKLKLKTRPELVEYALKKGLLGYGI; encoded by the coding sequence GTGACAACGTCAATATTATTAGTTGATGATCACGCAGTAGTACGAACAGGTCTCAAAATGTTATTAAATGAAATTGATAATATGGAAGTGGTAGGGGAAGCATCTGAAGGGGATGAAGCAATTAAAAAGGTTGAGGAGCTGCAACCTAACGTTGTCTTAATGGATCTTAGTATGCCACACGGCAGAGACGGTTTATCAGCAACAGTAGAGATTAAAAAAAGATGGCCTAATGTACAAATTCTAATCTTAACGATGCATGATGATGAGGAATATTTATTTCGTGTCATACAAGCAGGTGCTTCAGGATGCATCTTAAAAAGTGCCCTTCATAACGAACTTGTTCAAGCGATATCCATTGTTGCAGATGGTTCAGCGTATTTGTATCCTACTGCTACTAAAAAACTAATGGAGGATTATCTTGATCGTCTACGAAATGGTGGAGATGGTGATACATATTCTCTTTTGTCCGCCCGTGAAAAAGAGGTTCTTACGTTAATCGCTAAAGGCTTTTCTAATAAGGAAATTGCGGAAAAGCTAGTCATTAGTGTAAAAACTGTAGAGAATCACAAGTCAAATATTATGGAAAAGTTAAAACTGAAAACGAGACCTGAACTTGTAGAATATGCTTTAAAAAAGGGATTATTAGGATATGGTATATAA
- a CDS encoding sensor histidine kinase, with protein sequence MNINIKQEVIDAHIIENYENELKGISIFLHEGIAQNLYAVFNHLQYLQQHIVDKDDRSTIDDMVILMKRTIEDVRVLSNDIHPFSHKGIDGALTTLLNSFSKKHNISIHYQGIGEKQRLPLLSELIVYRTFKDLLTMVALHSPPLRIKVTSFWGEAVEIDVELTWDNQTTFQHEKFLLDILGFEKKLKLVGGAFNVTSPFDPTKVVNLLIKMNVR encoded by the coding sequence ATGAACATCAACATCAAACAAGAAGTGATAGACGCTCATATTATAGAAAATTATGAGAATGAATTAAAGGGGATCTCTATCTTTTTACATGAAGGAATCGCACAGAACCTGTATGCTGTGTTTAATCATTTGCAATATTTGCAACAGCATATTGTCGATAAGGATGATAGATCAACAATCGATGACATGGTAATATTAATGAAAAGAACGATAGAAGATGTTCGAGTTCTTTCAAATGATATCCATCCCTTTTCTCATAAAGGAATTGATGGTGCCTTAACGACGCTATTAAATAGCTTTAGTAAAAAACATAATATCTCTATACATTATCAAGGAATCGGTGAAAAACAACGTTTACCACTATTATCAGAGTTAATCGTGTACCGAACGTTTAAGGACCTCCTCACTATGGTTGCTTTACATTCACCTCCACTACGTATTAAAGTGACATCATTTTGGGGAGAGGCAGTAGAGATAGATGTGGAATTAACTTGGGACAACCAAACGACTTTTCAACATGAAAAGTTCTTACTCGATATTCTTGGATTTGAAAAAAAACTTAAGTTAGTAGGAGGAGCATTTAATGTAACGAGTCCCTTTGATCCAACTAAAGTAGTGAATTTACTTATAAAAATGAATGTGAGGTGA